One Xyrauchen texanus isolate HMW12.3.18 chromosome 44, RBS_HiC_50CHRs, whole genome shotgun sequence DNA segment encodes these proteins:
- the LOC127636441 gene encoding glial cell line-derived neurotrophic factor-like, whose protein sequence is MKLWDILATCLLLLSAVSARPIFHKQQPSNYPDQFENVMDFIEATIGRLRRSPELDVGSQAKRDKGRQKGATNGERGGRGRGDRKRGQGRGCLLKEIHLNVTDLGLGYRTKEEMIFRYCSGPCYDAETNYDKILNNLTHNKKLDKDTPSRTCCRPIAFDDDISFLDDSLEYHTLKKHSAKKCACV, encoded by the exons ATGAAGTTATGGGACATTCTAGCCACGTGTTTGTTGCTCTTGAGTGCCGTTTCTGCACGTCCGATCTTCCACAAACAGCAGCCTTCCAA TTACCCGGACCAGTTTGAGAACGTCATGGACTTCATCGAAGCAACTATTGGCCGATTGCGGCGGTCGCCGGAGTTGGATGTCGGCTCTCAAGCGAAGAGGGACAAGGGACGACAGAAAGGAGCAACAAACGGCGAGAGGGGCGGACGGGGACgaggagacagaaagagag GTCAAGGGCGTGGTTGCCTGCTTAAAGAGATCCACCTCAACGTGACGGATCTGGGGTTGGGTTACAGGACCAAAGAGGAAATGATATTCCGCTACTGCAGCGGTCCCTGTTACGATGCCGAAACGAACTACGACAAAATCCTGAACAACCTGACCCACAACAAGAAGCTCGACAAAGACACGCCCTCTCGGACTTGCTGTCGGCCGATCGCTTTCGACGATGACATTTCATTCTTGGACGACAGTTTGGAGTACCACACGCTAAAGAAACATTCCGCGAAAAAGTGCGCCTGCGTTTGA